In Planctobacterium marinum, the DNA window TAGCCGGTTAATGTTAGAGCTATTAGCACCAGCCATACCAGACATTGCTGCCATGGGATCTGACTCGTGGTGCTCATCGACAAAAGCTAAAATCTTGCCACCATTCAAAGCAAACTGGTCAATGGCGTAGAGCATTTCATCAGAGAGCCCTTTGGGATGGATAAGTAATAGAACATCCAAACCTTCGGGTAGCGACTGAGCCGAACTATCAACATCTTCAAGCTGATATAGCTGTTGTATTTGCTCGTAGATGGTCCACGCAGGATCAAATTGACCGGTCATGGGATTTTGCCCCCCTGTCAGTGACAAACCGGTGATTAAGCCCACTTTTACGGGTTCAGGATCGCTCAACTCATAAATTAGCTGGCTTAAGTCATATTCCAGGAATTGCTCTTTGGAGGGGTCGAAAAAGGGGATAATCTTCTCATCGTCCAGCGCATTGCTACCCGCAAGGCCCAGATAAATCGGATCCATTCCCATGCCTGCTGAGGCAGCGGTTAGACCGTAGTCATTCGCCAGGTCTTCCGCTTCAGAAAACGGCTCCGGGTCAATCAGGTGTAACTTAATTTTGCCATTTGATGCCGATTCGTACTCCTGTAAGAGACTCTCCACTCGATCCGCATAGTTGCGTATTGTGGTTAATCCCTCTGAGGCTTTATCAGAGAAGAAGAAGTACAACTCAATGGGTTCATCAATTTCAGAGAGAATTGACTTACTACCCCCTGATAATGAATAAACCTGGTTTTCTGTCAGGTCAATTCTGGCACTTTTAAATAGCTGATTGCTGAGTAATACAAGGCCAAAAAATAGTACGGCCAATAATGGATAAGTAACTGTATTAGAAAATTTCATTAGTCCGCCTTCTTTTGCTCAATGATCAACAAACTGGCAAATAACCAGACACCGATGCTGATGAGGAAATACATCAAGTTATTCATGGCAAGTACGCCTTTGGACATACTTTCAAAGTGGGTCAAAAAGCTGAAAGAAGCGATTGTGTCCACCAGAATAGTGGGTAACCACCCCTGAAACGCTTCTAACACGACTCCTGAACCGCTCAGTACGAACAAAAAGCAAATGACAACTGACAAGATAAAGGCGATTACTTGTGATTTAGTTAATGCCGACATACATATCCCGATGGCCAAATATGCCCCCGACATCAACCAACTGCCGATATATGCAGCGAGGATAATGCCATTATCTGGCTGCCCGAGATAATTCACTGTTAACCACAACGGAAAGGTTAAAATCAGAGATAATCCCAAGACCGCCCAAGCGGCTAAAAACTTGGCAAGGGTGATCTGCCAGGTGGTAACCGGCAGCGTCATTAGCAACTCGATAGTGCCGGACTTGCGCTCTTCTGACCAGGTTCGCATTGCCATGGCGGGTACTAAGAAAAGGTACAACCATGGATGAAAGTTGAAAAACGGTAATAAATCCGCTTGTTCACGTTCGAAGAAATTACCGATGTAAAAGGTAAAGATCCCCGACAACATTAAAAAAATCAGGATAAAAACATAAGCTACTGGCGTCGCAAAAAAGCCAGCAAACTCGCGTTTAAACAAAACATTGACCATATTCATTAGCTCGCCTCCTTGAGAGTGATTGTGCGAAAGACCTCATCCAGACGACCGGCTTCTATATGCATTTGCTGAACCTGGTAACCCTGCCCTTCAAATAGATTCTCCAGTTCGTGCAACTGAATAGTTTGCGCGCCAGGAAACAATATCAGATTATTCTCACTTGCCCCTGCCTCCCACTGCACTCCGCCAGGCAGTAATTCGCTCACAGAGCCAGTTACCGCCTTGTCCAAGGTCAAATTTATGGCCCGGTAATAGCGAGATTTTTGCAATAGTGCTTGCGGCGTATCGTCGAAGCATTTTTCGCCATCAGAAATAATCACAACGCGATTACACACTGCCGTCACTTCTTCGAGAATATGAGTTGAAATAATGACTATTTTGTCTTTCGCTAAATTTTTGATGAGATTTCGCACCTGGTGCTTTTGATTTGGATCCAGACCATCAGTTGGTTCGTCCAGAATCAGGATTGCCGGATCGTGGATCAATGCCTGAGCCAAACCGACACGGCGCTTAAAACCTTTGGATAAGGTTTCGATAGGTTTGTCCAATACCGCGCTCAATTCAACTTTAGCTACGACATCAGCTATGCGATGACTTTTTAACTGAGCATCAATCTGGCGAACTTCAGCGATGAAATTGAGAAACGCCAATACCGTCATGTCACCGTAGGCAGGTGCCCCTTCCGGCAGGTAGCCAATTTGCTGCTGAACTTCCTGTGGTGAAGTGGTCACGGACTGGCCGTTGACCAGCACCTCACCCGAATCCGGCGGTAAAAACCCGGTGATCATCTTCATACTAGTGGACTTGCCGGCACCGTTTGGCCCTAAAAACCCCACTACATCTCCGGGATTAACATCAAATGAAAGCCGATTTACTGCAGTAAACTGAGCAAACCTTTTTGTTATATTTTTTACTGAAATCATGATATTCCCTAAAGGATCAAGCTGTTACACAAAGGTGGCGCAAAAAAGCAAGAAAGATATGGCGATTTTGGTTGTGGAATTCAAGCAAAAATTTGTAACTAAGATCTCCGATTATCAAACGCCGTTATATTTCGAAAATATCGCACTGTAAATCAGATTAAAACACATTCAGACACTGCAAACACATTTGTTATATTGTAACATTTACCCCAAACCTGCTAATCGATAAAGCAGGACAATGACCATAATAATAACCAGGAGAGAACATGTCTTTTCAGCAACTAAGACTAGTGGCATCAGCTGCTACAGTCGCACTGGCGCTTACCACCGCCGGATGCTCAAAGCAGCATCAAGCGACAGAAAATAGTTCAACATCGGCTGAAGTCGCTGCCAGTGAAAGCGCAGTAACAGAAGCCAATCCATTTTTCGAAACGTGGGGCACTCCGTTCGGTGCGCCACCATTTTCCCGAATCAAAACAGAGCATTTCTTACCTGCTTTCGAAAAAGCGATGGCAATGCACAAAGCGGAAATTGATGCCATTGCGACAGCGGACAGTGTCCCGAGCTTTGAAAATACCATTGCCCAAATGGAATTGTCGGGCGCAGAACTCACCCGCGTAGCAAGAGTTTTCTACAATCTGACGGGTACCGAGTCCAGTGAAGAGATGCAAGCATTACAGCGTGAGATTTCGCCTAAATTAACGCGTCACAGCAATCAAATTCAGATGAACGAGGATTTGTTCAAACGTGTCAAAGCGGTTTACGACAACCGAAATCAGGCTATGCTAGACGCGGAACAGTTACGTTTGTTGGAGCGCACCTACGCTGATTTTGTTCGCGCTGGTGCCAACCTCACACCTCAACAGCGAGAAAAGCTAGCTCAGATCAACGAGCGTATTTCGGAACTGACAACGGCGTTTGGACAGAACTCTCTCAATGATACCCGCAATTTCACCATGGTATTGGAAGAGTCCGATTTGGATGGTTTACCACAATCTTTAATTGATGCGGCATCAGCTCAAGCTGAAGCCCGTGATATGCCCGAAAAATATGTTATTACTTTGCAACGTTCCAGCGTCGAACCTTTCTTACAGTTCTCTTCTCGCCGCGATCTGCGCGAGAAAGCCTTCAATGGCTGGGCGATGCGTGGCGATAACGATAACGAATATGACAACAAGGCCATTGTGGCAGAAATCGTCCAGTTACGTGCTGATCGCGCTCAGATGTTAGGGTATGAGCATCACTCAGATCTGGTGTTATCAAATACCATGGCTGAAACCCCTGAGGCTGCAATGGAGCTTTTGTCTAAAGTCTGGACACCTGCGATTGCCAAAGCTGAACAGGAACGCCAGTGGATCCTTGAACTGATGAAAGAAGAAGGCGCTGAGCATGAATTTGCTGCTTGGGATTGGCGCTATTATGCCGAAAAAGTCCGCAAAGCCCGCTTCGACCTGGATCAGGCGGAAATCGCAGAATATTTTGAACTGGAAAATATGATTGAGGCCAAGTTTTATGTAGCCAACCGTTTATTTGGATTGACCTTCAAAGAGCGTGACGATATCCCGGTATACAACGAGGTGGTGAGAACCTGGGAAGTCAATGACGCCCAAGGCAACACCATCGGTTTATTCTATGGTGATTATTACGCCCGAGACACTAAACGCTCTGGCGCCTGGATGAGTGCATTCAGAACGCAACAAAAATTAGCCGGAGAGGTTAAACCGCTCATCATCAACAACATGAACCTGAACCAACCCGTAGAGGGCGAGCCAACGCTGATGAGCTATTCAGATGCAGTCACCTTGTTTCACGAGTTCGGCCACGCTCTACACGGTTTGCTGTCAAATGTGACCTATCCAACCCTTGCAGGTACCAGCGTACCAAGAGACTGGGTTGAGTTTCCGGCGCAACTTTATGAGCACTTTATCGAACAGCCTTACATGTTGGAGAAGTTCGCACGCCACTACAAAACTGATGAGCCGATGCCAGAGGCTTTAATTGAACGCATCAAAAACGCCGGCACCTTTAATCAGGGCTTCGCGACCGTTGAATACACAGCTTCTGCTTTAGTGGATATGGCTTACCACAGATTGACAGACGCGTCGGATATCAAAGTTAGAGAGTTTGAAGATAAGATCCTCACGGAATATGGTAAACCTGAAGAAATTATCATGCGCCACCGCAGCACCCATTTCGGTCATATTTTCTCTGGCGGCTACCATTCGGCATACTATGCTTACATGTGGTCTGAAATTCTGGACGCTGACGGTTTTGACGCTTTCTTGGAAGCCAAAGATATCTTTGACGAAGAAACTGCCAAGCGACTCTATGACTTTATTTACAGTCGTGGGGATACGCTTGATTACCTTGAAGCCTATAAGGGCTTCAGAGGCCGCGCCCCAACTACTGATGCCCTGCTGAGAAACAGAGGGTTTGATTAGACCGCAAACGCTAATCACCACTTTATTTTAAATGGTCTGCTTTGCAGGCCATTTTTGCTTATAATATCCGCCGAACTAACAGCTTGGGAAATGTCAGCTCAGTGAAAGACGGCGAGTCCGAAAACCTAATCAGCGCCATTGGCCAGGTTAAATCTCCATTCAAGGAGAAGTTTGCCATTCCAAGGCAGCCAAACCTCACCCCCTCGGTTATCAGTGAGGTTGTTGTTCCCCTGCCTTTTGGTACTGCTGAAGCCTTTGAGGGTATAGAAGAGTTCAGCCATATCTGGTTACTGTTTCGCTTCCACCACAACTTGCAACAAGGTTGGAAGCCTCAGGTGCGCCCTCCTCGACTGGGTGGTAACCAGAAAAAAGGCGTATTTGCCACCCGCAGTAGCTTTCGCCCCAATGGCTTTGGTATATCTGTGGTGCCATTAGTGAATGTGGCAACGACCGCTCAAGAGGTCAGGCTGCAGGTTTCTGGCCTGGATCTGGCGGATGGCACCCCCATCTACGACATCAAACCCTATATCGCCTATGTTGATGCTATACCGAACGCCCATAGCGGTTTCGCACCTGACGCTCCTCAACTAATGGCAGTGCACTTTACGACTGAAGCATTGTGTAAATTA includes these proteins:
- a CDS encoding ABC transporter ATP-binding protein, with product MISVKNITKRFAQFTAVNRLSFDVNPGDVVGFLGPNGAGKSTSMKMITGFLPPDSGEVLVNGQSVTTSPQEVQQQIGYLPEGAPAYGDMTVLAFLNFIAEVRQIDAQLKSHRIADVVAKVELSAVLDKPIETLSKGFKRRVGLAQALIHDPAILILDEPTDGLDPNQKHQVRNLIKNLAKDKIVIISTHILEEVTAVCNRVVIISDGEKCFDDTPQALLQKSRYYRAINLTLDKAVTGSVSELLPGGVQWEAGASENNLILFPGAQTIQLHELENLFEGQGYQVQQMHIEAGRLDEVFRTITLKEAS
- the tsaA gene encoding tRNA (N6-threonylcarbamoyladenosine(37)-N6)-methyltransferase TrmO, producing the protein MKDGESENLISAIGQVKSPFKEKFAIPRQPNLTPSVISEVVVPLPFGTAEAFEGIEEFSHIWLLFRFHHNLQQGWKPQVRPPRLGGNQKKGVFATRSSFRPNGFGISVVPLVNVATTAQEVRLQVSGLDLADGTPIYDIKPYIAYVDAIPNAHSGFAPDAPQLMAVHFTTEALCKLKALSSDHKTIEVQVKEVLAQDPRPAYRKQAKQDAHQYGTSFDDFNFRWQVIDNKIEVFEVNKA
- a CDS encoding ABC transporter permease subunit, encoding MNMVNVLFKREFAGFFATPVAYVFILIFLMLSGIFTFYIGNFFEREQADLLPFFNFHPWLYLFLVPAMAMRTWSEERKSGTIELLMTLPVTTWQITLAKFLAAWAVLGLSLILTFPLWLTVNYLGQPDNGIILAAYIGSWLMSGAYLAIGICMSALTKSQVIAFILSVVICFLFVLSGSGVVLEAFQGWLPTILVDTIASFSFLTHFESMSKGVLAMNNLMYFLISIGVWLFASLLIIEQKKAD
- a CDS encoding M3 family metallopeptidase, yielding MSFQQLRLVASAATVALALTTAGCSKQHQATENSSTSAEVAASESAVTEANPFFETWGTPFGAPPFSRIKTEHFLPAFEKAMAMHKAEIDAIATADSVPSFENTIAQMELSGAELTRVARVFYNLTGTESSEEMQALQREISPKLTRHSNQIQMNEDLFKRVKAVYDNRNQAMLDAEQLRLLERTYADFVRAGANLTPQQREKLAQINERISELTTAFGQNSLNDTRNFTMVLEESDLDGLPQSLIDAASAQAEARDMPEKYVITLQRSSVEPFLQFSSRRDLREKAFNGWAMRGDNDNEYDNKAIVAEIVQLRADRAQMLGYEHHSDLVLSNTMAETPEAAMELLSKVWTPAIAKAEQERQWILELMKEEGAEHEFAAWDWRYYAEKVRKARFDLDQAEIAEYFELENMIEAKFYVANRLFGLTFKERDDIPVYNEVVRTWEVNDAQGNTIGLFYGDYYARDTKRSGAWMSAFRTQQKLAGEVKPLIINNMNLNQPVEGEPTLMSYSDAVTLFHEFGHALHGLLSNVTYPTLAGTSVPRDWVEFPAQLYEHFIEQPYMLEKFARHYKTDEPMPEALIERIKNAGTFNQGFATVEYTASALVDMAYHRLTDASDIKVREFEDKILTEYGKPEEIIMRHRSTHFGHIFSGGYHSAYYAYMWSEILDADGFDAFLEAKDIFDEETAKRLYDFIYSRGDTLDYLEAYKGFRGRAPTTDALLRNRGFD